The stretch of DNA GGTAGACGCCGCCCAGCGAGGCGTCCTTGACCAGCACCGGGAAGCCCTGCTCTTCCAGTGCCTGGATGCCGGCCAGGATGCCGGGGTATTTCGCCAGCACTTCCTGGGGGACGTCCGGCAGCGCGATCTCGCCTTCCAGGATCTCGCGCTTGACGGCGCGCTCGAAGATCTCGGACAGGCACTGCACCTGGGCTTCGACCAGGGTATTGCCGGCGCTCATGCCATTACTGGCGTACAGGTTTTCGACCAGGTTGGACGGGAAATACACGGTTTCCCCGTCCGACTGCCGCACGAAAGGCAGCGAGACGATGCCGCGCTCCACGTTGCCCGAATTGGTATCGATCAGGTGCGAGCCACGCAATTCGCCGTCCGGGTCGTAGATGCCCAGGCAGTATTCGTCGAGGATCCCGTCGGGAAGCGCATCGTCCGGGCCGGGCTTGAACCAGCGCTCGTTCGGGTGATGGACGAAGGGCGCGTTGGCGATATCCTCGCCCCAGAACACGCCGGCATAGAAGTGGTTGTTGTTCAGGCGTTCGATGTACTCGCCCAGGGCCGAGGCCAGCGCGCTTTCCTTGGTCGCGCCCTTGCCGTTGGTGAAGCACATCGGCGAGTGCGCATCGCGGATATGCAGCGACCAGACATTCGGCACGATATTGCGCCACGAGGCGATTTCAATCTTGATGCCCCAGCTCGCCAGCATGGCGGACATGTTGGCGATGGTCTGTTCCAGCGGCAGGTCCTTGCCGGGGATGTAGGTCTGCGCCGCCGCATCCGGCTGCAGGGTCAGCAGTGCCTGGGCGTCGGCGTCGAGGTTCTCCACCTCTTCGATCACGAATTCCGGCCCCTGCTGGACCACCTTCTTGACGGTGCAGCGCTCGATCGACCGCAGGATGCCCTGGCGGTCCTTGTCGGAGATGTCGGCCGGCAGTTCGACCTGGATCTTGAAGATCTGCTTGTAGCGGTTTTCGGGGTCGACGATATTGTTCTGCGACAGGCGGATGTTCTCGGTCGGGATATTGCGCGTATTGCAATAGAGCTTGACGAAATAGGCTGCGCACAGGGCCGACGAGGCCAGGAAGTAGTCAAAGGGACCGGGCGCGGAGCCATCGCCCTTGTAGCGGATCGGTTGGTCGGCGATCACCGTGAAGTCGTCGAATTTCGCTTCGAGACGCAGCTTGTCGAGAAAGTTGACCTTGATTTCCATAATAAATCCTTGAGTCCTGCTTGAAATAACATGGCCAACGCCGACCATCCAAAATAGCAAGGCCCTGTAAGAACAGGGCCTTGGGCTGACATTATCCGCGACGTTCATGGCGCGCGCAATCGGCGTTGACGCCGCCTGATGCCCGACGGTATTATGAAATCGATTTCACAACAATGACAGGAGACAGCATGCACCACCCAGCGCCCCCATCGGGGCCTCCCCGACTCTTGCCTGCGCGGCGCCTGGCTATTGCATGCGCCGCACTCGCGCTTGCCGGCGGCGCGCATGGCGCCGGCCCGGCGGCAAGCGTCAAGCTCAACCAGGTCGGCTACCTGCCGGCCGCGCAAAAGCTGGCCGTGGTGCCCATGTCCTTGCCGAGCGACGCGCAGGGCCGCTTCGCCGTGATCGATGCCGCCAGCGGCAAGCAGGTGTTCGAGGGCAGCCTGGGCGGCGCCGCCACCTGGGATGCCTCGGGCGAACGCGTGCGGCTGGCCGACTTCTCGGCCCTGCGCACCCCCGGCAGCTACCGCCTGCGCGTGGCCGGCCTGCCGGATTCGGCGCCGTTCGCGATCAAGGCGGGCGTCTACCGTGAGCTCGACATCGCGGCGATCCGCAACTATACGCTGAACCGC from Massilia varians encodes:
- a CDS encoding OsmC domain/YcaO domain-containing protein, which encodes MEIKVNFLDKLRLEAKFDDFTVIADQPIRYKGDGSAPGPFDYFLASSALCAAYFVKLYCNTRNIPTENIRLSQNNIVDPENRYKQIFKIQVELPADISDKDRQGILRSIERCTVKKVVQQGPEFVIEEVENLDADAQALLTLQPDAAAQTYIPGKDLPLEQTIANMSAMLASWGIKIEIASWRNIVPNVWSLHIRDAHSPMCFTNGKGATKESALASALGEYIERLNNNHFYAGVFWGEDIANAPFVHHPNERWFKPGPDDALPDGILDEYCLGIYDPDGELRGSHLIDTNSGNVERGIVSLPFVRQSDGETVYFPSNLVENLYASNGMSAGNTLVEAQVQCLSEIFERAVKREILEGEIALPDVPQEVLAKYPGILAGIQALEEQGFPVLVKDASLGGVYPVMCVTLMNPRTGGVFASFGAHPSLQVALERSLTELLQGRSFEGLNDLPQPTFASEAVTEPYNFVEHFIDSSGVVSWRFFSARADYDFVEWDFSSQGQDSNAEEAATLLGILEDMGKEVYTAVYDQLGSNACRILVPGYSEIYPVEDLVWDNTNKSLLFREDVLNLHRLDDDALAALLERLESNELDEYSDIATLIGIEFDENTDWGQLTVLELRLLINLALQRFDEAQELVGAFLQYNDNTVERRLFYQAMNVVLEVVLDDELELDDYVVNFRRMYGNERMDAVLGSVDGSVRFYGLTPTSMKLEGLERHQRLIDSYRKLHKARAARA